Within the Siniperca chuatsi isolate FFG_IHB_CAS linkage group LG18, ASM2008510v1, whole genome shotgun sequence genome, the region ACATGCCTGCCTCCCTTTGTGTATAAGCAACATtgcatttatatatgtgtgtgtgtgtgtgtccgtcctTGGACTTCTGGAGACAGGGGGTGTAGACCTGGGAGGCTGCTACGATGCTCTATCTCTGGACTGTGGGGGGATGATTGCCTCCCTTTCCTGCTTCTTTCCCACACCAGGCCACACCTGGCGTCCGAGACACCAGGGTAAAGGGCATAAGTCGGGGTGGTTGTGTTTATCTGTCTCTACAGTTATTAATCCAGGGGAAGGTCTGCCAAGTCCTTCCTGAagtcttttttgtgttttccattGTACACATTGCAACATAATTTTAAACCTGTTGTGTACAGTTGGTAATGAAAGCAACCTGGGATTTAAGCTGCCAGTTTATTCACTATACAAAAGTGGTTGTCGGATGGTCTAACAGCTTCAgaaaccccctcccccacaCACCTTTTCCATGTCGAAATTGGGGCGCTGTGTCCGACAATTTCTATCATCCTGACATTCATGCCCACCTCAcgcagtgattggccagctaCTAGTTCTGCCACTTTAGATGTGTACAAACAAATGGAACAATATGAGTGCCCAACTGGAGAGacagtgtgaaaatgtttgtccattacattgtttgtccatgccctccaGAACGACACATATAAGCcatttctgatctgacgcccctaaTGACAGGACGAcataatttgtctgtgccttccaatcacagttgaaaaatatatacattttatgaaGTGACAgcgctatggttaaggtttggttaggttaagGCAGAAAAACGACTTGGTCAGGTTTAGGAAAACATCATGGTTTAGGAtaaattatatttcattaaGGTTAGTGGATCTTCGTCATCatagttacaataataaacacatggttaaggtTCGGGAACGATAGTGGTcgtggtttaaaaaaaagtttactgTTTGAAATGGGAAACAAAAAGCTGTTTTATTGACCCATCCAATCTTTGTTGCACTATAACAAGTCAtaacctgacttcctcctttgctcccgacAAACAAGAGTCAGAATTACTACAGCCAGTAGAGGGCTTATCAGAGATGTTCTTCTTAGTTTTGTGAGAGGCAGTTTACTGTGTTTGATACTGTACAGTAAGCCAAGTTGAGTACAAAGTCTCCATGAAATCAACTTTACATAATGGTGCTTCCCCATCCCCTCCCTAGTGCCAATCTGACGCCCTGGTATGTGTAGCTTGCTGGGCGCAGCAGGTGGCAGTGAACAGGTATGTTGAgatgacaaacagacagacagactttttGCCGGTGATGCGTTTTTACACGTCGCCCCTTTAGACCACTGGTTTGTGTCTATCATGGTCTATGACAGTTTTTAGTACAACAGCCTGCAGTTTTACAGAGTTTAGAACAAAGCAGTCCACACAGGTACCACTTACAGTGCGTTGCTATGACGGCAGCTGCATTTTTAGAATAGATAGCTGATCTTATAGGATggcaaatgttgtttttctggtcGTCTGGCTGGCCTGCTTGCAGTTAGTGGCTAACCCTGTTTATATATACTAGATGCCAATGTGAGCTGGCCTCAGCTCTCGCCCTGTACAAAACAGTGTAAACCACCAGGGCATGGGCTGTGGTTTGCTTTGGTCCATGTTTTCCCCAAGGGGAAGTGGGCATAGCAGTTTGATGTACACTCTGATGTCTACTTGTTTGTGGAGGTTAACTCAACACAATTTGACTGTTTTCACAGCATGATTGTCGGTTCTGATTTATGGATGGTTAGAAATATTTTAGTAGATTTGAAGGTCCAGTAGCCACTAAGATAACAATGGCTAACTGCATATTCTACCTTTATGAATGAAAGAAACTGCTAGGATTGTTCTTAATTGTGTGTTTGATtattaaatttagttttatcATCTGTAAAACAACTTGCGTATTGTTTTTAGGTCTGTTTGGAAAAAAGCAGTCCTCTTTAAGTCTCAGGCGGTGAAGCCTTGTTGCTGTAAGCAAACTTAATTgaaaaaacttttaaatattacaaaggGTGTGGTTTAATGACGTCACGCAGGAAAGCCCAATGGCTGTTTCAGATCCTGTGAATGTGCTATGTCATAACATTTGGTCTGTCTGTGAAAGCAAAAGAAACACTcattctctcttcctgtttctcgCTGtgtcatgaacacacactttgACACAACCTGAGGAAGCAGTATTAGAAGCCATCCTCTGTGCTATTAGGTTTTGTTGCGGCAaacttgtctctctctccacatttTCTTGACGTTGAATATCTCCCCAAACTCCTGCTAAATAGGGTTCCTCTACTGTACTGAAGTCTATACAGAATGGATGTATaaacttcctcctcctttccacAGACTGGGGTGGTAGTGTGCTCATCAACTGTTGCCCTGCTACAGCGCTTTCTGACTCAAAACAGGAATCTAACGTTGGCCTTCTGCTCTCCTCAACCTGGTTTTTGAAAccttggttaaaaaaaaaaacatttcaacaaaaaggaaaataagtcTACTCACAGTGGCAGTCTTCTTGTGCTTGTGGTTTAATTCTGTCTCAGATATAGTCAGCTTTTAACTAATATTTCCATTCAAATTAACACCATTGACTGAATCAGCCAGTTTTATTGGGTTCTGAATGCAGGGGACCTCACGCCAAAGTGTGGTGATGTTTTTCAGTAATTAGTCTGTTGTGACTGAGTATTTATGCAGGCTATACTTGCCCAATGTGCACCTCATCACCTGTCTTTGACCCTAAATTTTCtgaacacatgcacagatgttTCAAAGGGATGTTTCAAAAGAATTTTTCTTTTGGGTGCAATGGTTTTTAAGAGAAAAGAGTGAATAGCAGGATTTTAAACAGgtgtaaaactgaaactaactggGTTTAAGTTGCAGTtgtgtttctgcctctttactTTTAGTCCTGTACATCGCCTCATCTCAGCTTGAGACTAACCAACAGAGGTGCACAAAATAGTTTTccaacttttctctctcttgctcctttcctttttttttttaccttcccTCAGTCTCCCCAAACAACCCCTTCGAGTTTCTTTGCCCCAGTCCCTTTATACCAAAATCCACTCTAACACAACTAAAAATTCATTTTGTCTGACCTAAATCAGAGGGTGTCTGCGCCATGGGCTTATTACACAGTGCGCTTAAACTTGTGTTGTGGAGGAGGATGGGGTATTATTATCTTCCAGCTACCCACCCTGCTATAAAAACTAGTGGTGCGACATCTCCACAGCGCAGTGCTGctgccctccctcccttcctctcactCGCTCGCTCGTCCTACATGAGCCACACACAACAGTGTGCTTGACTCTTAACTCCACACTAGCCACTCTGCTACAAAGACAGACCTAAGAATCAcactctgctctcctctgttgGGCTGCTTTTGCTACTCTCCATTGGATTTTCCTCcctgggtgttttttttattttttttttatttttgtgaatggACATCCGTGGCTGGTGTGGGGAGCTTGTGAATGGACTGACTGCCTGCCTGGCTGATTGACAGACTGGCAAAGAGAGAGGCAGCTGTGTTTCAATTAAAAAGGGCAATGCTGAGAGGTCAAGCGAGAAGCAACAGAGCCTCTTCGTAGTctggaaatacaaacacacGTGAGGGGAATCGTGAAACTGAAGGTAGGTGATGGTTGCTGAAAGCTGTGGAATGCTAGGGAACGTATCAAGACATGTGTGAATTTATGTGGATGCCAGAGTTTTGGAACATGCACATGGGTGTGTGCCTGTGCGTATATGTCCATAAAATATTGTCACATTGttagtgtatatgtgtgaacAAGCTTGCACTTGTGCGTTATGTTGCAGTGTGCACACGTGCATCACTTGTCCCTATTTAGAGTGTTTCTATGAGTGCTGCTCTGCTCTAGATCATAAAGGCCTGATGAGGTACGAACAAGTCAATAAAATCACTTAATGAGTCTTTAGTTAATTATTTAGGCTGTAGTGTaaatattgtgctttaaaaTTTTGGAAATAGCATGAGCAATAGCAATAGCATCACAGCAATGTCAAACATAGTAGTTTTAGTGGATTTAAGTATGTGTTTTGTCTCCAACAGTAATTATGCATTTCAATTTTAGATATTCCATATCTATACGACATTCTCCTTTAAATCCAAAATAAATACTGAGGTAATTCATAAGGTTAAATAGGATGTTTGTTATCtaggacaaaataaaaacatgttatgGATTTGAGGCTGAGCTGTAAATTACTATTTACAACAGGTTTGTTGTCAGCTGGCTTATAGATCTCTTACCTCATGCAATTACAAAATACCATGACCTGTATTACTATTAAAATTGTTTACCAGCTGTTATTTATCATTCACTTATTAAGATTTGTTTGTACTCACTAAATCCTTTATTGAAATTATGAgcagaaaaattaaaacaattgttAGAAGTGTAGGATACAATTTGGTGTATGTGGGAAATTACAGAAAATTGCATATAACAATTTTAAATAAGATTTTGTGTTGCTGGTATATCAGATACTGGAACATTTATTAAGGTCCTTTAATAGAGTACCTGCAGTTAAACACCTACTCAACAGACTCACAAACTGTGACAGGAAATTTATTACAGATCAGTGCCATACCAATGACATGTTTGCTTAAACACATATTAATTATATCTCATTAGCTGCAGTCAGTTTTTAACTTACACCTGCCAGTGTGTAATAAAGGCTTTTAACTCTTGTTCttgaaccttttttaaaatgttcaatagTAGTGCAAATGTTACAAGCTGACCTTTTTTTCAGGGACCCATTTTTGAATATCAGAAAAAATCCAATAACGAAGGATACATTTTTAACCAAGGCTAAATTATAAAACTGCaataatattcatattcataataacgttgatttctttatttttatactgtaccGTTCTCGCTCGTGGTACTGAATTCAAACTTCTTCTGTTCATTTGGGGGTCTATTCAGACCAAACAAAAGATGTAGAGAAACACAAGGTGATGCAGGATAAGAAATAATGTGTCCTTCGTTTCGCGGCCAATAGTCTAGATGCAACATTCTTAATCACTGAACCGATATTCAGCAGCGAACCATAAACTTTTGTTTACTTTGGGGGTGAGAGAGATAATGGTGTGTAGCTGTGGGCCCCCCCTGAAGGCTCGAGAGATAGTGCAAACAGGCTCTTTAAGGAGCCAAGAGAGTTGAATTGGCCTTCAAATCTCTTGAGACCAGATCCAGTGTTTACTTCAAATTATTTCATTCATCATACTTCTAATAAATACAAACTAAGTATTAATTAAAGGCATAAATTGTTAATTATTTGCTGAATTGTAGTGAATAATGAATTAGAATAATGACTTTATGGGTCCACCTGTTGAAACATTTAAACAGGAATCTCTGTTGTTTAAAGTGAAGTTTGTGTTCCTAGATTTTAGGAAATGTGTTGAACTCGCAGGCCCATTTTCTACTAAAATgctaataatatttaatataagtCAGTCTATACttatatataatgtgtatgGCAGCCCAATAATTTCCTTAAAACCCGTTTGTTTTATAACAGTGTAAATGTGGCATAAATGTTCGCCAAACTTcacataaataaagtttcaaGCGATCCTCAACTTTTAAGCAAAACTTGTGCAGTTAATTCTCAAATATGGCCCTGACATTTCATCATTATTGTAAAGATAAATACACAACCCATGTTGTGTAGCTTTTCACCTGCTCAAATTGACAGCAATTAAGACACAATTTAAAAACTCTCCCTATGCGGCCTATAGGCTCCAGACAACTGTAATTTAAAACACCAACCAAGAAAGTGTCTTCTCCAGAAACAGGTGCACTGGTGTTTTACTGGTGATAATGGACTACCTTACACACTAGGTCAAATAAATATCTGCTCCTAATAAGGGGGTGACATTTGGATGTCAATACTATAAATTATTGTCCGTGCAATTGTCCGTTTGTGACAGTTGTTTAGCAGGTGTTTGCTATGGGCAGTTGGTGACAGGGGTAAACTTTGGCTGCTGGTGATTTAGCATGTGGGTCAGGTGGATGCACTGGCCTGACAGGGATAAACTAGGCTTTGGGTGTTGTAACTTACAGGCCAAATGAGTGTCTGCCCGTGACAAGGGTTGAGATGGACATTACCTGCTGATTTGTGGCCTTGGCGGTCAGGGCTGGGGACAAGTTAGCCACTCTACTCTGGGCATAATGATGATACAGCTGCaacagggacagagaggaggaggaggaggaagaggagaatgaTTAGGAGGagaaggtggtggtggtggtcagAGCCCGGAAAGCAGATGAAGTTCTTGGGAGAAAGACGACACTGAATGGAGGTGACACATAATTTGGGGTGGGAGTGCTGAGTTGAAAGTGTTAGTGACTAAGTGAGGCATGAGAGGAGACGTGGCCGGTACAGGCAGGcggaaacagagacagacagaaaggcaaGACTGTCCATTAGAGGTCAGTTTAATAATTGAGTTGAGCTTGGTATGAATAGTTTTCACACATGGAACTGAAATTCCCGTTAAGCAAATTAATTTGGTGATACATGTGTGATAAACAGAAATAGGTGATGATTGCAAAAAAATATGACTTTCACTATTCATTCAGGTAAAACATTGTGTCACCTAATAATGGCAGGTTGTTATAGGCTGACGACCATTTATTTAACCATTAAATGGTTCAATAAAAAAGGTATTGAAAAAGTTAGATTGTCCTTCCATGACTGCTAGACGAGTAAGATGGATAAAGCCAAATGACTTAAACAGTAATTATCAGAGCCCTTTCACAAGGCGTCCCCACCCTGGCTGCTCTGATGGGTGGAggggtgtgtgttgtgtgtaaaggGTTAAGGCTGTTTGGCTGATGAAATGTCGCTCCAGGACCTTGTGGTGGGAAAGCTGtgccctcctcccctccctgtcTATGTGGCACATCCTCCTTAGATCCTCTCCACATTGTAATTAGGGGCCGGCCGCTAAGAGCTAGCGCTAGCTAGTGGCAGGCAAACAGTGGGAACAGAGGGGAGTGGTGCTCGCTGGGGCACCAGGCgaacaaacagcaacagcagcacatGTCCCATAGTTCCAGGAGTGGGTGGGATGGATCGAGAGCAAACGAATGACAGTGGGTTCGCCAAGCCCTCCCAGTCAgactctttttctctgcctcttatCCACTCGGTGTTGTTCCAAGCTCTGCACTATTGTTTGCCTTGGCAGGCTGTTACAGGGAGGGGCCCCTCAGCTGGTGTTTGTGCAACCTGTTAGGGAACTTTTAGGGCCATCTGATCTCTCCCTTGCTCTCTCACTGGAGATTCTCTCACCTTTTACTCAGGCTATTACTTTTATGgatgttgtacacatggtgtgaAATATAACAGAAAAAGGATATTGTTTCTATCTTTGTAAAGGAAACATTAATCTGCAGGGGACACAACAGAATCAGTGAAAGAAGTTTTAATTTGGTGTGTGTTACCTTTTATAGTACAGCATTAGCAGTACACAGTAGGATTTGTATGAAATTAATACAGATAGAAtcctttttcctttcattaTTGCTATTATAAATATATCATTTCATCAGCTGGCTTGGCCACTGCAACGTTCTCTGTCATTCTTTTGTTCCAGTTTTCCCATCGAAGTAGTTCAAGGTAGTTCTGTGTAGTAGGTCTGTGGGCCTATATTCTATACCACCACCCCCTCTATAGACATTTTAATTATGTCCACACTGTATCAATGGCATGAACATAGCAACAGTTACCTAGCAACAAGATCGACAAGAATAAACTACATGTAAGATTGGTATCCAAGTTGTATACCTGCAGGTGAACTAAGGGACTTTCTGAAATAGTTTTATCCACCTCTGGTGTGATCTGCAGAAGTACAAAAGAGAAAGCAAgacactcagtgtgtgtgtgtgtgtgtgtgtgtgtgtgtgtgtgtgtgtgtgtgttttaagtctGTGTGGCTTCAGCCCTGGCCCATTTAGAGCCAGTCAACAATGCAGCTGTGGTGAGCGGGCCCGCTTCAAAGTATTTATCTACACATGCCTCCAGTGACCACCAAGTGTGGATGGCTAAGTTTAAGCTCTATTCATAGATGTGAATGAATGAGCACCCTGCCAGAGGTTTTATCACTATAACTGTAAACAACAGCGCAGTGAATCAACAGGTAGGACCTCAGGCAGCTGTGAAAtgaagattttttaaaaagtaaatagaGATTTGTCTGCACATTGAGACAACATCAAGCTCTTAGTCACTGTGCTGTAAATCACACGAGTGTGGAGAGGATAGACTGCAAATTAAGCATTTTGACAGGATACAGTATCTAGAGTACAATCTGACCTCTTTTGTCGTTCTCTTCATTTCTCACCACATCCCAATCACACACTGTATTGCTGAAATGAGGGTATCAGATTGCTTCATGCGCATATCTGGTATAGAGAGACAATAGGGATGGCCACTGCACACACTATTACAGAAATTCTCACTCACTTATCATCGAACCTCATTGCTTGTTTAAgtgtcaaacagaaaaaaagtcaattcTGTTTAATGTCTTATCAAGATGATAGGTTTCCCCAACTCACACAGTTACAACACGTTCCTACAAGAAATCGTGATTGCACATTCAAGAATCAATATTACCGATGTGATGTTTGCTCAAAATGAGACATGCAGTATTTACCACTTGATGCCTTTGCTGCACAGATGGCACACAAACAAGCAtgcctacagtatattttaataaagCTAGACTGCCACTCATTGTGTTAACAATATCAGCTTCAGTTAAGAGCCTCCATCTATTCATATATCAATGCTTTTTGAAAATCCGTCATTTAATGAATGGATGCTTCTTGTcatcagtgacacacacattacacttCTCTTTAATCAGTGTTTTAGATCATGTTTAACTATTTGCTTTATGCCCTCATCACCTTCCTGTTGGCACTTCATCCTCAGGAGAATCCCTGCTGCAAAATCAAGTTCTGCTTCATTCCTGTGATAACTAAAATGTTTATGATACTCACTCTTTGTTTTCCAAGGGAGCAAGAAACCAACCATGTGAATTTAAGAGAATTGTCATTCACTGCTTTGTGTCGTTGGGAAAGTTATTGTGACCAATCATCAAATTCCAACAGGAAATCAAACAGGGCATTATCAAACATGTTGTATAACATTCCCCAGGTATTTTCAGATTTGTCAAAGACTCTTCTATGCATCAGCTGCTCAATAAGAACTATTTTTTTACTCCTTTTTTTACTCCAAGTCCTGGCTTTATTTTGTAATCCAAACCGAGATGGTACCCTTGTGACATATCTCCTGGTTAATTAGTTagttaagctttatttattcaggaagtctcattgagatcaaatttttttttttacaagagaGACCTAAGAACAGATTGTACATCATGAACCAATATTTAAAAGCTTCATCATCAAGTATTATCTATATGAatgttatattttatcattGTATATTTTCTGACATAATAGTGCGGCCATATTTTTTTGTGCGTATAGTACAAACAAGGAAGGAGAAATGTCACCACCATCTTTTTTTGGATTAGGAAATAGAGTCGCAATTTGggaaatgtgttaaaaatattttttatcgTGTGGCGGACTGAATATTTTTTGATCCAGACGATCAAGAGTCTTTAAGGATTCTCAAAATACCTTCAAAACGGCTATAAGTGTTAAACGACCTTGTGGGTTTTTGAAAGATAAACCCTGGGTAATCTAACAACAGATGCTTAACTCTCTGACTCAAATATAATGACATTACATGAGAGGCTCAACACTAGAGACAAGACTtttggtaaaaataaaattacaagtGAGGATTAACGGAGGCTTTGAGAGCAAAACGTGGGTTCCACAGAATGATGTCTTTTTCAGTTCGACCTTCTTATTTAAGTGTCACTAAACAGTTCATTGTTACTGCCTTCTATCTAGCTAGCCaacagaggcagagggaggagaaTGGTTCATCACAGAGAAGAGGACCTGATTGGGATCCCCTTCCCAAATCACAGCAGTGATGTCCTCTGCAGCCTCAATGAGCAGCGTCGTGACGGGCTGCTCTGCGATGTCATCCTCATCGTCCAGGACCAGGAGTACCGCACCCACCGCTCCGTTCTGGCCGCCTGCAGTCAGTACTTCAAGAAGCTCTTCACAGTGGCCACCACTGACGGCGGGGATCACCATCACACAGCGGCCGTTTACGAAATCGACTTTGTGGCTCCGGAGTCTCTCACAGCCATCCTGGAGTTTGCCTACACTTCTACTCTGACCGTGACAGCATCCAACGTTAAAGAGATCCTGAACGCAGCTCAGATGCTGGAGATTCCCTGCATCATCAACGTTTGCCTGGAGATCATGGACAGCGGGGGTGGAGGTGGCggaggagggagagcagaggagggagaagaggatgaagaggaagaggaggaggatgaggaggaggaagaagaggaggaggatgaagaggaggactTGGGGTCCAGGAAGGacgagcaggaggaggaggaggacaatgTCAGCGAGAGGTCACTGCAGTCGTCGGAGAGCAGGGGGGAGCAGACGCCTCCGGGAACGGAGGACTCGCCGCCTCCCAGCACCTCCACGTACCACCAGCAGTTTGACCTGCACAGAGAGTCGTCCCATTCGCAGTCTCCAGACACCATGAGAGGAAAACAGGTATAGTTCACTGGGTATTTTGCTATTTCTGTTACTAGTCTTGTATTTTCAAGGCAAAAAATTTGACTATTCCTAAGTTCTAAAGGGTGATGATGCTGTCTTGTGTTGCAGGAGAGTATGGAGAGTCGGGCTTTGAAGGATTTTTCCATCGAGTCTCTCCTCCAGGAGGGGCTGTACCCCCGTATCTCAACACTGGACAGGAGGGCCaacttttctcctctcctcccaggCTTCTACCCCTCCATGTGGGCTACAGAGTTCCCGGCCTTCCCCAAGCAGCTCCTGGACCCCAGCCACCACCAGCATCCCCACGCAGGAGCCTCCCCGCAAACCAGGCTCCCCCACGCCTTCCCCACATCTGCACCGCTTGAGGCCTCCAGGCCCCTCGATCTAGCTGTGAAAAGAGAGATCATaaaggaggagatgaaagaggAAGTCCCGCTCAGTCTGCTCCATGGCAACTTCCTGAAAGAGTTTGTCAGCTCAGGCTTGGGCAGCACCATGAACGCTGGGTCAGTGCCGTCAGAAGGTCACGCTCTGGGTTCGATAAAGGATGAAGCCGACTTCCGGTCGTACCTGAGCTTCCTGAGCTCTGCATCCCACCTGGGGGCGCTGTTCCCTCCCtggcagctggaggaggagaggaagatgaagcCCAAAGCATCGCAGCAGTGTCCAATCTGCAACAAGGTCATCCAAGGAGCTGGGAAACTGCCGCGACACATGAGGACGCATACAGGAGAGAAACCGTACATGTGCACTATCTGTGAAGTAAGATTCACCAG harbors:
- the LOC122865802 gene encoding zinc finger and BTB domain-containing protein 7C, with translation MVHHREEDLIGIPFPNHSSDVLCSLNEQRRDGLLCDVILIVQDQEYRTHRSVLAACSQYFKKLFTVATTDGGDHHHTAAVYEIDFVAPESLTAILEFAYTSTLTVTASNVKEILNAAQMLEIPCIINVCLEIMDSGGGGGGGGRAEEGEEDEEEEEEDEEEEEEEEDEEEDLGSRKDEQEEEEDNVSERSLQSSESRGEQTPPGTEDSPPPSTSTYHQQFDLHRESSHSQSPDTMRGKQESMESRALKDFSIESLLQEGLYPRISTLDRRANFSPLLPGFYPSMWATEFPAFPKQLLDPSHHQHPHAGASPQTRLPHAFPTSAPLEASRPLDLAVKREIIKEEMKEEVPLSLLHGNFLKEFVSSGLGSTMNAGSVPSEGHALGSIKDEADFRSYLSFLSSASHLGALFPPWQLEEERKMKPKASQQCPICNKVIQGAGKLPRHMRTHTGEKPYMCTICEVRFTRQDKLKIHMRKHTGERPYICLHCNSKFVHNYDLKNHLRIHTGVRPYQCEHCYKSFTRSDHLHRHIKRQSCRISRPRRGRKPAAWRSTPTSNFLCPPTAATNRFEENGLSPAYQGVKSHGLGEMLGLGNRGLGFKSGDGAGRESREERRAEGKQVAEEEKAGAGRQRGVFAFALAGEEVLTHAPFYAATSDPWTMRLERAPPIPEPAK